The Micropterus dolomieu isolate WLL.071019.BEF.003 ecotype Adirondacks linkage group LG20, ASM2129224v1, whole genome shotgun sequence genome has a segment encoding these proteins:
- the ampd3a gene encoding AMP deaminase 3 isoform X1 — protein sequence MENKESDMPRKFLKLTLSEADEETQLLAEKVYASALKEEDNKDALSMFTVPEDCPIGLQQAKEHELLKELAEQQSEESTKRKKSLKMIRSQSMSLQSSVNTDWTRSVVVTPFLSPSSTCSSLPDNCPDYQRVTISGDYCAGITVEDYEQAARSLFKALLIREKYSKLAYHRFCRTTSQFLRSAENRRWSEEDEVLPDMCPYPTEGEDPYSIENIPENLNYELKMKDGIVYVYDNAAALRENQPHNLPYPDLETFAIDLSHVLAMIADGPTKTYCHRRLNFLSSKFYLHEMLNEMAELKELKRVPHRDFYNVRKVDTHIHAAACMSQKHLLTFIQETYKTDSGRVVLEKAGEKMTLQQVFHNLNKDPYDLTVDSLDVHAGRHTFHRFDKFNSKYNPVGASELREIFLKADNLINGEYFARIIKEVAHDLEESKYQHAEPRLSIYGRSPDEWDSLSKWFIHHKVNSPNMRWIIQVPRIYDIFKLKKLVPNFAKMLENIFLPLFEATVNPQKHKELHVFLKYVSGFDSVDDESKHSDHMFSFRSPKPEQWTADDNPPYSYYIFHMYANIMVLNNLRKERGLSTFQFRPHCGEAGSITHLVSAFLTSDNISHGLNLKKSPVLQYLYYLAQVPIAMSPLSNNSLFLEYSKNPLREFLHKGLCVSLSTDDPMQFHYTKEPLMEEYAIAAQLWKLSTCDVCEIARNSVLQSGLSHQDKKHFLGANYLKDGPEGNDICRTNVAQIRMAYRHETLCNELSFIVDAVKSEVMNSEYE from the exons atggaaaacaaagaaagtg ACATGCCTCGTAAGTTCCTGAAGTTAACTCTGAGTGAGGCAGATGAGGAGACACAACTGCTAGCAGAGAAAGTATATGCATCAGCGCTAAAGGAAGAAGACAACAAGGATGCCTTGTCAATGTTCACCGTGCCAGAGGACTGCCCCATTGGCCTCCAGCAAGCAAAGGAACATGAACTGCTTAAGGAGCTGGCAGAGCAACAGTCAGAGGAGAGTACGAAGAG GAAGAAAAGCTTGAAGATGATTCGTTCCCAGTCAATGTCCCTGCAGAGCTCAGTGAATACAGACTGGACACGGTCAGTGGTAGTAACTCCATTCCTATCTCCCAGCTCCACCTGCTCATCACTGCCAGATAACTGCCCTGATTACCAGAGAGTCACAATTAGTGGTGATTACTGTGCTGGA ATCACAGTGGAGGATTATGAACAGGCAGCCAGAAGTCTGTTCAAAGCTCTGCTTATTCGTGAGAAATACTCAAAGCTAGCCTATCATAGATTCTGCAGAACCACATCTCAGTTCCTCCGCAGTGCTGAGAACAGGAGATGGAGCGAAGAAGATGAAGTTCTTCCAG ATATGTGCCCATATCCAACAGAGGGAGAAGATCCCTACAGCATAGAGAACATCCCTGAGAATCTGAACTATGAACTGAAGATGAAGGACGGGATAGTGTATGTGTACGACAATGCTGCGGCTCTGAGAGAAAACCAACCCCACAACCTACCTTACCCAGACTTGGAGACCTTTGCCATTGACCTCAGTCACGTTCTTGCAATGATTGCAGATGGACCCAC GAAGACCTACTGTCACAGGCGACTAAATTTCTTGAGTTCAAAGTTCTACCTTCATGAGATGCTCAATGAGATGGCTGAGCTAAAGGAACTGAAACGTGTCCCTCACAGAGATTTCTACAATGTTAGAAAG gtGGACACTCATATTCATGCAGCTGCCTGCATGTCTCAGAAACACCTGCTGACCTTCATCCAGGAAACATATAAGACCGATTCTGGCCGCGTGGTGTTGGAAAAGGCTGGAGAAAAGATGACCCTCCAGCAGGTTTTCCACAACCTCAATAAGGACCCCTATGACCTTACTGTGGACTCTCTGGATGTACATGCT GGGAGACACACCTTCCACCGGTTTGATAAGTTTAATTCGAAGTATAACCCAGTAGGAGCCAGCGAACTTCGGGAAATCTTCCTGAAAGCAGACAACCTCATTAACGGAGAGTATTTTGCTCGCATCATAAAG GAAGTGGCCCATGACCTGGAAGAGAGTAAGTACCAGCATGCAGAGCCACGCCTTTCTATCTACGGACGCTCTCCAGACGAGTGGGACAGTCTGTCTAAGTGGTTCATTCACCACAAAGTAAACTCTCCAAACATGAGGTGGATCATTCAAGTGCCCAGAATATA TGATATTTTCAAGTTGAAGAAGCTGGTACCCAATTTTGCCAAGATGCTGGAGAACATATTTCTTCCTCTATTTGAGGCTACTGTTAACCCACAGAAGCACAAAGAACTTCATGTTTTCCTCAAATAT gtgtcaGGCTTTGACAGCGTGGACGACGAGTCCAAACACAGTGATCACATGTTCTCCTTCAGGAGCCCAAAGCCTGAACAGTGGACTGCAGACGACAACCCTCCCTACAGCTACTACATCTTCCACATGTACGCAAACATCATGGTCCTCAACAACCTCAGAAA AGAGCGTGGACTGAGCACCTTCCAGTTCCGTCCCCATTGCGGAGAAGCTGGATCAATCACTCATTTGGTCTCTGCCTTTCTCACATCTGACAACATCTCACATGGACTCAACTTGAAGAAG AGCCCTGTGCTGCAGTACCTGTACTACCTGGCCCAGGTGCCAATTGCAATGTCTCCACTCAGCAACAACAGCCTCTTCCTGGAATACTCCAAAAATCCTCTCCGAGAGTTCCTGCACAAAGGCCTGTGCGTGTCCTTGTCCACAGATGATCCCATGCAGTTCCACTACACTAAG GAACCACTAATGGAGGAGTACGCTATAGCAGCTCAGCTGTGGAAGCTAAGCACCTGTGATGTGTGTGAAATAGCCAGAAACAGTGTGCTGCAGAGTGGACTGTCTCACCAG GATAAGAAGCACTTCTTAGGCGCAAACTATCTGAAGGATGGGCCTGAAGGGAACGATATCTGTCGGACCAACGTCGCCCAGATCCGCATGGCCTACAGACATGAAACACTGTGCAATGAACTTAGCTTCATAGTTGACGCAGTGAAGTCTGAAGTTATGAATTCCGAGTATGAATAA
- the ampd3a gene encoding AMP deaminase 3 isoform X3, translated as MENKESDMPRKFLKLTLSEADEETQLLAEKVYASALKEEDNKDALSMFTVPEDCPIGLQQAKEHELLKELAEQQSEESTKRKKSLKMIRSQSMSLQSSVNTDWTRAENRRWSEEDEVLPDMCPYPTEGEDPYSIENIPENLNYELKMKDGIVYVYDNAAALRENQPHNLPYPDLETFAIDLSHVLAMIADGPTKTYCHRRLNFLSSKFYLHEMLNEMAELKELKRVPHRDFYNVRKVDTHIHAAACMSQKHLLTFIQETYKTDSGRVVLEKAGEKMTLQQVFHNLNKDPYDLTVDSLDVHAGRHTFHRFDKFNSKYNPVGASELREIFLKADNLINGEYFARIIKEVAHDLEESKYQHAEPRLSIYGRSPDEWDSLSKWFIHHKVNSPNMRWIIQVPRIYDIFKLKKLVPNFAKMLENIFLPLFEATVNPQKHKELHVFLKYVSGFDSVDDESKHSDHMFSFRSPKPEQWTADDNPPYSYYIFHMYANIMVLNNLRKERGLSTFQFRPHCGEAGSITHLVSAFLTSDNISHGLNLKKSPVLQYLYYLAQVPIAMSPLSNNSLFLEYSKNPLREFLHKGLCVSLSTDDPMQFHYTKEPLMEEYAIAAQLWKLSTCDVCEIARNSVLQSGLSHQDKKHFLGANYLKDGPEGNDICRTNVAQIRMAYRHETLCNELSFIVDAVKSEVMNSEYE; from the exons atggaaaacaaagaaagtg ACATGCCTCGTAAGTTCCTGAAGTTAACTCTGAGTGAGGCAGATGAGGAGACACAACTGCTAGCAGAGAAAGTATATGCATCAGCGCTAAAGGAAGAAGACAACAAGGATGCCTTGTCAATGTTCACCGTGCCAGAGGACTGCCCCATTGGCCTCCAGCAAGCAAAGGAACATGAACTGCTTAAGGAGCTGGCAGAGCAACAGTCAGAGGAGAGTACGAAGAG GAAGAAAAGCTTGAAGATGATTCGTTCCCAGTCAATGTCCCTGCAGAGCTCAGTGAATACAGACTGGACACG TGCTGAGAACAGGAGATGGAGCGAAGAAGATGAAGTTCTTCCAG ATATGTGCCCATATCCAACAGAGGGAGAAGATCCCTACAGCATAGAGAACATCCCTGAGAATCTGAACTATGAACTGAAGATGAAGGACGGGATAGTGTATGTGTACGACAATGCTGCGGCTCTGAGAGAAAACCAACCCCACAACCTACCTTACCCAGACTTGGAGACCTTTGCCATTGACCTCAGTCACGTTCTTGCAATGATTGCAGATGGACCCAC GAAGACCTACTGTCACAGGCGACTAAATTTCTTGAGTTCAAAGTTCTACCTTCATGAGATGCTCAATGAGATGGCTGAGCTAAAGGAACTGAAACGTGTCCCTCACAGAGATTTCTACAATGTTAGAAAG gtGGACACTCATATTCATGCAGCTGCCTGCATGTCTCAGAAACACCTGCTGACCTTCATCCAGGAAACATATAAGACCGATTCTGGCCGCGTGGTGTTGGAAAAGGCTGGAGAAAAGATGACCCTCCAGCAGGTTTTCCACAACCTCAATAAGGACCCCTATGACCTTACTGTGGACTCTCTGGATGTACATGCT GGGAGACACACCTTCCACCGGTTTGATAAGTTTAATTCGAAGTATAACCCAGTAGGAGCCAGCGAACTTCGGGAAATCTTCCTGAAAGCAGACAACCTCATTAACGGAGAGTATTTTGCTCGCATCATAAAG GAAGTGGCCCATGACCTGGAAGAGAGTAAGTACCAGCATGCAGAGCCACGCCTTTCTATCTACGGACGCTCTCCAGACGAGTGGGACAGTCTGTCTAAGTGGTTCATTCACCACAAAGTAAACTCTCCAAACATGAGGTGGATCATTCAAGTGCCCAGAATATA TGATATTTTCAAGTTGAAGAAGCTGGTACCCAATTTTGCCAAGATGCTGGAGAACATATTTCTTCCTCTATTTGAGGCTACTGTTAACCCACAGAAGCACAAAGAACTTCATGTTTTCCTCAAATAT gtgtcaGGCTTTGACAGCGTGGACGACGAGTCCAAACACAGTGATCACATGTTCTCCTTCAGGAGCCCAAAGCCTGAACAGTGGACTGCAGACGACAACCCTCCCTACAGCTACTACATCTTCCACATGTACGCAAACATCATGGTCCTCAACAACCTCAGAAA AGAGCGTGGACTGAGCACCTTCCAGTTCCGTCCCCATTGCGGAGAAGCTGGATCAATCACTCATTTGGTCTCTGCCTTTCTCACATCTGACAACATCTCACATGGACTCAACTTGAAGAAG AGCCCTGTGCTGCAGTACCTGTACTACCTGGCCCAGGTGCCAATTGCAATGTCTCCACTCAGCAACAACAGCCTCTTCCTGGAATACTCCAAAAATCCTCTCCGAGAGTTCCTGCACAAAGGCCTGTGCGTGTCCTTGTCCACAGATGATCCCATGCAGTTCCACTACACTAAG GAACCACTAATGGAGGAGTACGCTATAGCAGCTCAGCTGTGGAAGCTAAGCACCTGTGATGTGTGTGAAATAGCCAGAAACAGTGTGCTGCAGAGTGGACTGTCTCACCAG GATAAGAAGCACTTCTTAGGCGCAAACTATCTGAAGGATGGGCCTGAAGGGAACGATATCTGTCGGACCAACGTCGCCCAGATCCGCATGGCCTACAGACATGAAACACTGTGCAATGAACTTAGCTTCATAGTTGACGCAGTGAAGTCTGAAGTTATGAATTCCGAGTATGAATAA
- the ampd3a gene encoding AMP deaminase 3 isoform X2, protein MPRKFLKLTLSEADEETQLLAEKVYASALKEEDNKDALSMFTVPEDCPIGLQQAKEHELLKELAEQQSEESTKRKKSLKMIRSQSMSLQSSVNTDWTRSVVVTPFLSPSSTCSSLPDNCPDYQRVTISGDYCAGITVEDYEQAARSLFKALLIREKYSKLAYHRFCRTTSQFLRSAENRRWSEEDEVLPDMCPYPTEGEDPYSIENIPENLNYELKMKDGIVYVYDNAAALRENQPHNLPYPDLETFAIDLSHVLAMIADGPTKTYCHRRLNFLSSKFYLHEMLNEMAELKELKRVPHRDFYNVRKVDTHIHAAACMSQKHLLTFIQETYKTDSGRVVLEKAGEKMTLQQVFHNLNKDPYDLTVDSLDVHAGRHTFHRFDKFNSKYNPVGASELREIFLKADNLINGEYFARIIKEVAHDLEESKYQHAEPRLSIYGRSPDEWDSLSKWFIHHKVNSPNMRWIIQVPRIYDIFKLKKLVPNFAKMLENIFLPLFEATVNPQKHKELHVFLKYVSGFDSVDDESKHSDHMFSFRSPKPEQWTADDNPPYSYYIFHMYANIMVLNNLRKERGLSTFQFRPHCGEAGSITHLVSAFLTSDNISHGLNLKKSPVLQYLYYLAQVPIAMSPLSNNSLFLEYSKNPLREFLHKGLCVSLSTDDPMQFHYTKEPLMEEYAIAAQLWKLSTCDVCEIARNSVLQSGLSHQDKKHFLGANYLKDGPEGNDICRTNVAQIRMAYRHETLCNELSFIVDAVKSEVMNSEYE, encoded by the exons ATGCCTCGTAAGTTCCTGAAGTTAACTCTGAGTGAGGCAGATGAGGAGACACAACTGCTAGCAGAGAAAGTATATGCATCAGCGCTAAAGGAAGAAGACAACAAGGATGCCTTGTCAATGTTCACCGTGCCAGAGGACTGCCCCATTGGCCTCCAGCAAGCAAAGGAACATGAACTGCTTAAGGAGCTGGCAGAGCAACAGTCAGAGGAGAGTACGAAGAG GAAGAAAAGCTTGAAGATGATTCGTTCCCAGTCAATGTCCCTGCAGAGCTCAGTGAATACAGACTGGACACGGTCAGTGGTAGTAACTCCATTCCTATCTCCCAGCTCCACCTGCTCATCACTGCCAGATAACTGCCCTGATTACCAGAGAGTCACAATTAGTGGTGATTACTGTGCTGGA ATCACAGTGGAGGATTATGAACAGGCAGCCAGAAGTCTGTTCAAAGCTCTGCTTATTCGTGAGAAATACTCAAAGCTAGCCTATCATAGATTCTGCAGAACCACATCTCAGTTCCTCCGCAGTGCTGAGAACAGGAGATGGAGCGAAGAAGATGAAGTTCTTCCAG ATATGTGCCCATATCCAACAGAGGGAGAAGATCCCTACAGCATAGAGAACATCCCTGAGAATCTGAACTATGAACTGAAGATGAAGGACGGGATAGTGTATGTGTACGACAATGCTGCGGCTCTGAGAGAAAACCAACCCCACAACCTACCTTACCCAGACTTGGAGACCTTTGCCATTGACCTCAGTCACGTTCTTGCAATGATTGCAGATGGACCCAC GAAGACCTACTGTCACAGGCGACTAAATTTCTTGAGTTCAAAGTTCTACCTTCATGAGATGCTCAATGAGATGGCTGAGCTAAAGGAACTGAAACGTGTCCCTCACAGAGATTTCTACAATGTTAGAAAG gtGGACACTCATATTCATGCAGCTGCCTGCATGTCTCAGAAACACCTGCTGACCTTCATCCAGGAAACATATAAGACCGATTCTGGCCGCGTGGTGTTGGAAAAGGCTGGAGAAAAGATGACCCTCCAGCAGGTTTTCCACAACCTCAATAAGGACCCCTATGACCTTACTGTGGACTCTCTGGATGTACATGCT GGGAGACACACCTTCCACCGGTTTGATAAGTTTAATTCGAAGTATAACCCAGTAGGAGCCAGCGAACTTCGGGAAATCTTCCTGAAAGCAGACAACCTCATTAACGGAGAGTATTTTGCTCGCATCATAAAG GAAGTGGCCCATGACCTGGAAGAGAGTAAGTACCAGCATGCAGAGCCACGCCTTTCTATCTACGGACGCTCTCCAGACGAGTGGGACAGTCTGTCTAAGTGGTTCATTCACCACAAAGTAAACTCTCCAAACATGAGGTGGATCATTCAAGTGCCCAGAATATA TGATATTTTCAAGTTGAAGAAGCTGGTACCCAATTTTGCCAAGATGCTGGAGAACATATTTCTTCCTCTATTTGAGGCTACTGTTAACCCACAGAAGCACAAAGAACTTCATGTTTTCCTCAAATAT gtgtcaGGCTTTGACAGCGTGGACGACGAGTCCAAACACAGTGATCACATGTTCTCCTTCAGGAGCCCAAAGCCTGAACAGTGGACTGCAGACGACAACCCTCCCTACAGCTACTACATCTTCCACATGTACGCAAACATCATGGTCCTCAACAACCTCAGAAA AGAGCGTGGACTGAGCACCTTCCAGTTCCGTCCCCATTGCGGAGAAGCTGGATCAATCACTCATTTGGTCTCTGCCTTTCTCACATCTGACAACATCTCACATGGACTCAACTTGAAGAAG AGCCCTGTGCTGCAGTACCTGTACTACCTGGCCCAGGTGCCAATTGCAATGTCTCCACTCAGCAACAACAGCCTCTTCCTGGAATACTCCAAAAATCCTCTCCGAGAGTTCCTGCACAAAGGCCTGTGCGTGTCCTTGTCCACAGATGATCCCATGCAGTTCCACTACACTAAG GAACCACTAATGGAGGAGTACGCTATAGCAGCTCAGCTGTGGAAGCTAAGCACCTGTGATGTGTGTGAAATAGCCAGAAACAGTGTGCTGCAGAGTGGACTGTCTCACCAG GATAAGAAGCACTTCTTAGGCGCAAACTATCTGAAGGATGGGCCTGAAGGGAACGATATCTGTCGGACCAACGTCGCCCAGATCCGCATGGCCTACAGACATGAAACACTGTGCAATGAACTTAGCTTCATAGTTGACGCAGTGAAGTCTGAAGTTATGAATTCCGAGTATGAATAA
- the lyve1a gene encoding lymphatic vessel endothelial hyaluronic acid receptor 1a, whose amino-acid sequence MIWLCITSVLSITLVISNQCINASRITVFPAASQSIAGVFQVSFLNNLNQPEYAFNVSEARRLCLSLGVNIASKAQVQEALTRGLETCRYGWIDEHLAVIPRRKALSNCGRNQAGLVTWRASVTKKFDVFCFNESDAATQLKDTTESPLSRRVNLGQTQSFSRAADSTLNMHSTSFSSLLPSSSSTPKTIDSKAGPAQFLSSAQGPTGAKAILITSMCALFLVAIIILAYIKMRRSHVLSSEVKQQLEHIQTEEWTCEKNTKESKEDVEEDERIEVGDNAN is encoded by the exons ATGATCTGGCTTTGCATCACATCTGTGTTGTCAATTACTCTAGTCATCTCCAATCAATGTATTAATGCAAGCCGCATCACAG TTTTCCCAGCAGCGAGCCAAAGTATTGCTGGAGTTTTCCAGGTTAGCTTCTTAAATAACCTCAACCAGCCAGAGTATGCCTTCAATGTCTCTGAAGCTCGGAGGCTATGCTTGTCCCTCGGTGTGAACATTGCCTCAAAAGCACAAGTACAAGAAGCGCTCACCAGAGGTTTAGAAACGTGCAG gtATGGATGGATCGATGAGCATCTTGCAGTGATTCCCCGCAGAAAGGCCCTTTCTAATTGTGGCCGAAACCAGGCGGGCTTGGTGACATGGCGAGCTTCTGTTacaaaaaagtttgatgtgtttTGCTTTAATGAATCAG ATGCAGCAACACAACTGAAGGATACAACGGAAAGCCCTTTGAGCAGAAGGGTTAACTTGGGGCAAACTCAGTCTTTTTCCAGGGCAGCAGACTCAACACTGAATATGCACTCTACATCTTTCTCATcccttcttccttcttcctcctcaacTCCTAAAACCATAGACAGCAAGGCAGGACCAGCCCAGTTTCTCAGCAGTGCACAGGGCCCTACTGGAG CAAAGGCCATACTCATCACCTCAATGTGTGCCCTTTTCCTTGTTGCAATAATCATCCTTGCATACATAAAAAT GAGAAGAAGTCACGTTCTGAGCTCTGAGGTGAAGCAGCAGCTAGAGCACATCCAGACAGAAGAGTGGACATGTGAGAAGAATACAAAGGAATCCAAGGAAGATGTTGAGGAAGATGAGAGGATAGAAGTGGGCGACAATGCAAATTAA